In a genomic window of Sporosarcina trichiuri:
- a CDS encoding CxxH/CxxC protein: MKIYSCESHINRALDEYVANEGTFPAMEPVKKDVKLSTTCSYCDQVPIYIVTNVQSDTTSS, encoded by the coding sequence TTGAAGATTTATAGCTGTGAAAGCCATATAAACCGGGCACTTGACGAGTACGTTGCAAACGAGGGAACATTTCCTGCCATGGAACCTGTCAAAAAAGATGTCAAGTTATCCACAACATGCAGTTACTGTGACCAGGTCCCAATATATATTGTGACGAACGTACAATCGGACACAACATCTAGCTGA
- a CDS encoding methionine ABC transporter permease: MPEVLVQYQAEIGQAIAETFIMVGISIIAAVLVGLPVGTLLFLCRKGQVFENLLVFGTVNFLVNVIRSFPFLLLVVFLIPFTRLVIGTAIGTAAATVPLSIIAIAHYSRLVEQALLDVPKGVMEAAISMGASLKEVIFKFLYVEARSGLVLGLTTSIISFISYSTIMGVVGGGGIGDFAIRYGYQQFKTDLMIYMIGIMIILVQLIQFAGTTISRWIDKR; the protein is encoded by the coding sequence ATGCCTGAAGTACTCGTTCAATATCAAGCCGAAATAGGGCAGGCAATTGCAGAAACGTTCATCATGGTGGGAATTTCTATCATTGCAGCTGTCTTAGTAGGACTGCCCGTCGGAACTCTGCTGTTTCTGTGTCGTAAAGGACAAGTGTTTGAAAACCTACTTGTTTTTGGCACAGTCAATTTCCTCGTGAATGTCATCCGTTCCTTTCCGTTTTTACTGCTCGTGGTCTTTTTGATTCCTTTTACTAGACTAGTGATTGGAACGGCAATCGGTACTGCTGCTGCAACCGTGCCACTCTCGATTATTGCGATTGCCCACTATTCACGACTAGTGGAACAAGCTTTATTGGATGTACCTAAAGGAGTGATGGAAGCAGCAATTTCAATGGGGGCTTCATTGAAAGAAGTCATTTTTAAGTTTTTATACGTGGAAGCCCGTTCAGGACTTGTCCTTGGACTTACGACTTCCATCATCAGTTTCATTTCGTATTCAACAATTATGGGAGTCGTAGGTGGCGGGGGAATCGGTGATTTTGCAATTCGGTATGGCTATCAGCAGTTTAAGACAGATTTAATGATTTATATGATTGGGATTATGATCATACTTGTTCAGCTAATTCAATTTGCAGGAACCACTATATCCAGATGGATTGACAAAAGATAG
- a CDS encoding S1C family serine protease — protein sequence MDDYNREREEDRLHRPTEPDAERMADTPEPLTSPEEPVYRRQTPPPPPEPPKKRGGFLPALFGAILGGLLVWLLMFATGGTKDGTVEKTAGTVKDTPGSSQQVSVDISSDITDVVGKSLDTVVGITNLQSGQDFWSQSSAPQAIGTGSGVLYKKENGKAYIVTNHHVVEDAYALEVSLEDGTKLKGELVGSDIWTDLAVVTVDAKDIGATIEFGDSDALKRGESVIAIGNPLGEGFAGSVTVGVISGKDRSIPVDLNNDGNIDWQADVLQTDAAINPGNSGGALINMAGQLIGINSMKISEETVEGIGLAIPINLALPIIEQLEETGEVNRPTMGVSLLDLRTIPAQQQDVLKLPKDVKDGVVVTEVFRNTPAQTAGVEKYDTIVEMDGEKITNMVELRKHLYNEKRVGDKMTMKVYRDGKPVTIDMVLKDGNSF from the coding sequence ATGGATGACTACAATCGAGAACGAGAAGAGGATCGGCTGCATCGGCCGACGGAACCGGACGCTGAACGGATGGCGGACACCCCCGAGCCGCTGACATCGCCGGAGGAGCCGGTGTACAGACGGCAGACCCCGCCGCCGCCCCCTGAACCGCCCAAGAAGAGAGGCGGCTTTTTGCCTGCCTTATTTGGTGCCATACTTGGCGGCCTGCTCGTGTGGCTGCTCATGTTTGCGACAGGCGGAACGAAAGACGGAACGGTCGAGAAGACGGCAGGAACCGTCAAGGATACTCCGGGCAGCAGCCAGCAGGTGAGCGTCGACATCAGCAGTGACATCACGGACGTTGTCGGCAAATCACTCGACACAGTCGTCGGTATCACCAACCTGCAGAGCGGCCAGGATTTCTGGTCGCAGTCCTCTGCCCCGCAGGCGATCGGTACGGGGTCAGGCGTCCTGTACAAAAAAGAGAACGGCAAAGCATACATCGTCACGAACCACCACGTGGTCGAGGATGCGTATGCACTGGAAGTTTCTCTGGAAGACGGCACCAAGTTGAAAGGAGAACTGGTCGGCAGTGATATCTGGACGGACCTCGCTGTCGTGACTGTTGACGCGAAAGATATCGGCGCGACGATTGAGTTCGGAGATTCGGATGCACTGAAGCGAGGAGAATCGGTCATCGCGATCGGGAACCCGCTCGGCGAAGGTTTCGCAGGATCCGTCACAGTCGGCGTCATCTCCGGCAAGGACCGCTCCATTCCGGTGGACCTGAACAATGACGGCAACATCGACTGGCAGGCGGATGTCCTCCAGACGGATGCAGCCATCAACCCCGGCAACTCCGGCGGTGCGCTTATCAACATGGCGGGCCAGCTGATCGGCATCAACTCCATGAAGATTTCTGAAGAAACGGTCGAAGGGATCGGCCTCGCCATCCCGATCAATCTGGCGCTGCCAATTATCGAGCAGCTGGAAGAGACCGGCGAAGTGAACCGGCCGACGATGGGCGTCTCCCTGCTCGACCTGCGCACGATACCGGCCCAGCAGCAGGATGTTCTCAAGCTGCCGAAAGATGTGAAAGACGGCGTCGTTGTCACAGAAGTGTTCCGGAATACTCCGGCTCAGACAGCAGGCGTTGAAAAGTATGATACAATAGTGGAAATGGATGGGGAGAAGATCACCAATATGGTCGAACTCCGGAAACACCTGTACAACGAGAAGCGGGTCGGCGACAAGATGACCATGAAAGTGTACCGGGACGGCAAGCCTGTTACAATTGACATGGTGCTGAAAGACGGCAACTCGTTCTGA
- the rlmH gene encoding 23S rRNA (pseudouridine(1915)-N(3))-methyltransferase RlmH, with product MNITIITVGKLKEKYLKMGIEEYTKRLGAYAKIDLIEVADEKAPEQLSEADMDIVKKKEGDRILAKISPDAHVIALAIEGKQKTSEQLADTLQSLMTYGKSKITFVIGGSLGLHADVYKRADELLSFSKMTFPHQLMKLILLEQVYRGFRIMRGEPYHK from the coding sequence GTGAATATTACAATCATAACAGTCGGAAAACTGAAAGAGAAATACTTGAAGATGGGCATCGAGGAATATACGAAGCGGCTTGGCGCATATGCGAAAATCGATCTGATCGAAGTCGCTGACGAAAAAGCCCCCGAACAGCTGAGTGAGGCAGACATGGACATCGTCAAAAAGAAGGAGGGAGACCGCATCCTCGCGAAAATCTCCCCGGACGCGCATGTCATCGCCCTCGCCATCGAAGGCAAACAAAAAACATCCGAACAGCTCGCCGACACCCTGCAGTCGCTCATGACGTACGGCAAAAGCAAAATCACCTTCGTCATCGGCGGCTCACTCGGCCTGCATGCAGATGTGTACAAGCGTGCGGATGAGCTGCTGTCGTTCTCGAAGATGACGTTTCCGCACCAGCTGATGAAACTGATCTTACTGGAGCAGGTGTATCGGGGGTTCCGGATTATGCGAGGGGAACCGTATCATAAGTAA
- the yycF gene encoding response regulator YycF codes for MQNKTILVVDDEKPIADILEFNLKKEGFTVYTAYDGDEALEKVEEVQPDIMLLDIMLPKQDGMEVCREVRKKYDFPIIMLTAKDSEIDKVLGLELGADDYVTKPFGTRELIARVKANLRRHQKTAADEAEEETNDITVGSLVIQPDAYLAQKRGETIELTHREFELLHYLANHIGQVMTREHLLQTVWGYDYFGDVRTVDVTIRRLREKIEDTPSHPTWIVTRRGVGYYLRDPEQD; via the coding sequence ATGCAAAACAAAACGATCCTCGTCGTCGATGACGAGAAGCCGATTGCGGATATATTGGAATTCAACCTGAAGAAAGAAGGGTTCACCGTCTATACAGCATACGACGGAGACGAAGCGCTGGAGAAGGTGGAAGAGGTGCAGCCGGACATCATGCTGCTTGATATCATGCTGCCGAAACAGGACGGCATGGAAGTCTGCCGGGAAGTCCGGAAGAAGTACGACTTCCCGATCATCATGCTGACAGCGAAAGATTCCGAGATCGACAAAGTGCTCGGCCTTGAGCTCGGGGCCGATGATTACGTGACCAAGCCGTTCGGGACACGGGAACTGATTGCCCGGGTCAAAGCGAACTTGCGGCGCCATCAGAAGACCGCAGCCGATGAAGCGGAAGAGGAAACGAACGATATCACCGTCGGCAGCCTTGTCATCCAGCCGGATGCCTACCTCGCACAAAAACGCGGGGAGACGATCGAACTGACCCACCGGGAGTTCGAACTGCTGCATTACCTGGCAAACCACATCGGCCAGGTGATGACACGGGAGCACTTGCTGCAGACCGTCTGGGGCTACGACTATTTCGGCGATGTCCGGACAGTCGACGTGACCATCCGCAGACTTCGCGAGAAGATCGAAGACACACCGAGCCATCCGACCTGGATCGTGACGCGCCGGGGTGTCGGGTATTATCTGCGCGATCCGGAACAGGACTGA
- the walK gene encoding cell wall metabolism sensor histidine kinase WalK translates to MRKTGFFNSIHVKFILIYVMLILLALQIIGLYFSSGLESTLKENFTNSIQDRINLVEFSVREEMLKERTADDPSQESSLRTVLTGFSSNDINEVLVVDSKYRILASSVYDHQKSLVGRKSTDDTVKRTIISETPSQPVTRFDKSTEKRVMIQAFPIMDGMEVIGALYVESNIENVFTQIDQINRILAGGAAVSLTITIIIGIFIAQTFTRPISDMRRQAQAMAKGNFSRKVKVYGNDEMGQLAIAFNHLTNQLLESQSTTEAERRKLASVLENMTDGVISTDRKGRVSLINDSALGMLGMTSDLVLNRPITNLLGIEKEYSFEDLIEMRESIPLDFSTETEPSILRATFSVTQRETGFVNGLIIVLHDNTEQEKIDMERREFVSNVSHELRTPLTTMRSYLEALADGAWKNEDIAPAFLNVTQTETERMIRLVNDLLKLSRMDSNEYELNTEWVDFNTFFTSIIDRFEFSKSENVSFRRIIPPDDLFVEIDTDKLTQVIDNIISNALKYSPDGGIVRFHVAVLEGEIRISISDEGMGIPPSNVNRIFDRFYRADKARSRAMGGTGLGLAIAKEMINAHGGKIWAHSVEGEGTTIFFTLPYEQHDDGEWDV, encoded by the coding sequence ATGCGGAAAACAGGATTCTTCAACTCCATCCATGTGAAGTTCATCCTGATCTACGTCATGCTCATCCTGCTGGCGCTGCAGATCATCGGCCTGTACTTCTCAAGCGGTCTGGAGTCAACATTAAAGGAGAATTTCACAAACTCCATTCAGGACCGCATCAACCTGGTGGAGTTCAGCGTGAGGGAAGAGATGCTGAAGGAACGGACAGCAGATGATCCATCCCAGGAGTCAAGCCTGCGGACCGTCCTGACAGGCTTCAGTTCGAATGATATCAACGAAGTCCTTGTCGTCGATTCGAAGTACAGGATACTGGCTTCTTCCGTATACGACCATCAAAAATCGCTCGTCGGGCGTAAGTCGACCGATGATACTGTCAAACGGACGATCATCTCGGAAACTCCATCCCAGCCGGTCACGCGATTTGATAAGAGTACGGAGAAACGGGTCATGATCCAGGCATTCCCGATCATGGACGGCATGGAAGTGATCGGCGCCCTCTATGTCGAGTCAAATATCGAGAACGTGTTCACCCAGATCGATCAAATCAACCGGATCCTTGCGGGCGGCGCCGCCGTCTCCCTCACCATCACGATTATCATCGGCATCTTCATCGCCCAGACGTTCACACGGCCGATCTCCGATATGAGACGTCAGGCGCAGGCGATGGCGAAAGGGAACTTCTCCCGTAAAGTAAAGGTATACGGGAACGATGAGATGGGGCAGCTCGCCATTGCGTTCAACCATCTGACGAACCAGCTGCTCGAGTCACAGTCGACGACAGAAGCCGAGCGGCGGAAGCTCGCCTCGGTCCTTGAAAACATGACGGACGGCGTCATCTCGACGGACCGCAAAGGACGTGTCAGCCTCATCAACGATTCGGCACTCGGCATGCTCGGGATGACGAGTGATCTCGTCTTGAACCGGCCGATCACGAACCTGCTCGGCATCGAGAAGGAGTACTCCTTCGAAGATCTGATCGAAATGCGGGAGTCCATACCGCTCGATTTCAGCACGGAGACGGAACCTTCCATCCTGCGTGCTACGTTCTCTGTCACCCAGCGCGAAACGGGGTTCGTTAACGGACTGATCATCGTGCTGCACGACAATACGGAACAGGAGAAGATCGACATGGAGCGCCGCGAGTTCGTCTCGAACGTCTCGCATGAGTTGCGGACACCATTGACGACGATGCGGAGTTATCTGGAAGCATTGGCGGACGGTGCCTGGAAAAATGAAGATATCGCGCCGGCTTTCCTGAATGTCACTCAGACGGAAACGGAGCGGATGATCCGCCTCGTCAACGATCTGCTCAAGCTCTCCCGGATGGACAGCAACGAATACGAGCTGAATACCGAATGGGTCGACTTCAATACGTTCTTCACCTCGATCATCGATCGATTTGAATTCTCGAAGTCCGAGAATGTCAGCTTCCGGCGCATCATTCCGCCGGACGACCTGTTCGTCGAGATCGATACGGACAAACTGACGCAGGTCATCGACAATATCATCTCGAACGCCTTGAAGTATTCGCCGGACGGCGGCATCGTCCGCTTCCATGTGGCGGTTCTCGAAGGCGAGATCCGGATCAGCATCTCGGACGAAGGGATGGGCATTCCGCCATCGAACGTCAACCGCATCTTCGACCGGTTCTACCGTGCAGACAAAGCGCGCTCCCGGGCGATGGGCGGTACCGGCCTCGGCCTTGCCATCGCAAAAGAGATGATCAATGCCCACGGCGGCAAGATCTGGGCGCACAGTGTGGAAGGGGAAGGCACGACAATTTTCTTCACCCTGCCATACGAACAGCATGATGATGGGGAGTGGGATGTATGA
- a CDS encoding methionine ABC transporter ATP-binding protein: MISLHNVSKTFNGVPVIHSITLSIAQGDIHGIIGASGSGKSTLLRMMNLLEAPDSGEVEVNKQKLTVFNSKQLRQVRKSIGMIFQHFNLVANKTVYQNVVVALELANYPKTDRQNRAIECLRFVGLERFMTNYPAQLSGGQKQRVAIARALANHPDVLLCDEPTSSLDPHTTAEILAVLSDINKRLGVTIVLVTHEMDVIKSLCNRVTVLSDGSVHDTVTITPKGIEATENTAAHLLQQLMKNGDPHA, translated from the coding sequence TTGATTTCTTTACATAATGTCAGTAAAACGTTTAACGGGGTTCCCGTCATTCATTCCATTACTCTCTCCATTGCACAAGGCGACATACATGGCATCATAGGTGCTAGTGGTTCAGGGAAATCGACATTGTTACGAATGATGAACTTATTGGAAGCACCAGACTCAGGCGAAGTTGAAGTGAATAAACAAAAGCTGACCGTATTTAACTCCAAACAACTTCGGCAAGTACGTAAATCCATCGGCATGATTTTTCAACACTTTAACTTAGTGGCCAATAAAACCGTTTATCAAAATGTCGTGGTAGCGCTTGAACTTGCAAACTATCCGAAAACAGACCGTCAGAACCGTGCAATAGAATGTCTTCGGTTTGTTGGACTGGAACGTTTCATGACAAACTATCCAGCACAACTAAGCGGTGGGCAGAAACAACGCGTAGCTATTGCGAGAGCGCTCGCGAACCATCCTGACGTGTTGTTGTGTGATGAACCCACGTCTTCACTCGACCCTCACACGACTGCTGAGATTCTCGCAGTGCTGTCCGATATCAACAAGAGATTGGGCGTTACCATTGTTCTCGTGACACATGAGATGGACGTCATCAAAAGCCTGTGTAACCGCGTTACCGTTCTATCAGATGGATCCGTCCACGATACGGTAACGATTACACCGAAGGGGATTGAAGCAACGGAAAATACAGCAGCACACCTTCTGCAGCAGCTTATGAAAAATGGTGATCCACATGCCTGA
- a CDS encoding YycH family regulatory protein, which translates to MRHIEAIKSVVLLLLVILSITFTFSIWSYAPKFKTIDSNQAVEGSVTNVTDKRPVSDIVLPYKWVFKLGEDDLLGTTDPQDIEPVLSEMMRWKMFGMTAVDQQMTPAELDALLKRSNQYVLYYPGEVPIGVYKDVLEIEDKNVPEVLFNRLIVNWNPEDSLPEIHFVSTVSKTHYKAKVKMEDTQQFQKSIIKKGKQLGRYKEVPVDETRTLTVADEPLELDHATYIVEEINPSLFKDALFNDPNAVRRNLIDTNTEEYGDDHAFMNVNTKTKVLRFVYPPDSQELAIPSELMSTSIEFVNDHNGWTDDYRYSYMNPVSRYIQFQLYDGGLPVFSDIPNETEITEILGDNRIHQYIRPYYTLNSPIKTYKKTLPAATEVAKVLQESDELDATGLEEIKPGYLMFHDTETGVMRLEPYWFYYIKGNWEVFKDEQARKGGGLLGLE; encoded by the coding sequence ATGAGACATATCGAAGCGATCAAGTCCGTAGTGCTGCTGCTGCTCGTCATACTCAGCATCACCTTCACATTCTCGATCTGGTCGTATGCGCCGAAATTCAAAACAATCGATTCGAACCAGGCGGTCGAGGGGTCCGTTACAAATGTAACGGATAAACGGCCGGTGTCAGATATCGTGCTTCCGTACAAATGGGTGTTCAAGCTAGGGGAAGACGACCTGCTCGGTACGACGGATCCTCAGGATATCGAGCCGGTCCTGTCTGAAATGATGAGGTGGAAGATGTTCGGGATGACCGCTGTCGACCAGCAGATGACGCCAGCTGAACTGGATGCCCTTCTGAAACGCAGCAACCAGTACGTACTCTATTATCCGGGGGAAGTGCCGATCGGCGTCTATAAGGACGTCCTGGAAATCGAGGACAAGAACGTACCGGAAGTACTGTTCAACCGGCTTATCGTCAATTGGAACCCTGAAGACAGCCTCCCGGAAATCCACTTTGTCAGTACGGTGAGCAAAACTCACTACAAGGCGAAAGTGAAGATGGAGGATACCCAGCAATTCCAGAAGTCCATCATCAAAAAAGGAAAACAGCTCGGCCGCTACAAGGAAGTGCCGGTGGATGAGACGAGAACCCTGACGGTGGCGGACGAACCGCTGGAACTGGACCACGCGACCTACATTGTGGAGGAGATAAACCCGTCCCTGTTCAAGGACGCACTCTTCAACGACCCGAATGCAGTTAGGCGTAATCTCATCGATACGAATACCGAGGAATATGGGGATGACCATGCGTTCATGAACGTCAATACGAAGACCAAAGTGCTGCGGTTCGTCTACCCGCCGGACAGTCAGGAGCTGGCCATCCCGTCGGAACTGATGAGTACATCCATCGAATTTGTCAATGACCACAATGGCTGGACCGACGACTACCGCTATTCCTATATGAACCCGGTATCCCGCTATATCCAGTTCCAGCTGTATGACGGCGGCCTGCCGGTGTTCAGCGATATCCCGAATGAAACGGAGATCACAGAAATCCTCGGGGATAACCGGATCCATCAATATATCCGGCCGTACTACACATTGAATTCGCCTATTAAGACTTATAAGAAGACACTGCCCGCTGCTACAGAAGTGGCGAAGGTTCTGCAGGAATCCGATGAACTTGATGCCACCGGCCTTGAAGAAATCAAACCGGGTTATCTCATGTTCCATGATACGGAAACAGGCGTCATGAGGCTTGAGCCATACTGGTTCTACTACATCAAAGGGAATTGGGAAGTCTTCAAGGACGAGCAGGCGCGGAAGGGAGGCGGCCTTCTTGGACTGGAGTAA
- a CDS encoding two-component system regulatory protein YycI, with protein MDWSKTKTIFIIVFSILNVFLYSLYLNRNADIQNVEVMGKTSMEEILKQEKIKYKLPPFIDKEASFVSADIVDFKKESLKDLKGQKTSISGDNVLTSSLTDKLPLEDAKKDDFKAFLSQYILNGSEYVLWSMDEDEQQAVFFQQFDGRPIYYSPSAMLTVSWDDKEELKSYDQRMLKNFANFNKKDLLSPLEIIGSLASRGLLKQESEVTDVKMGYSTLVRLTETQVFAPTWDVQVKLKDGEIEHHFLNANEGKVIEFQLDKEPLDNEEELG; from the coding sequence TTGGACTGGAGTAAAACCAAAACCATCTTCATCATTGTCTTTTCAATCCTTAACGTCTTCCTCTATTCTCTTTATCTGAACCGCAATGCGGACATTCAGAACGTGGAAGTGATGGGGAAGACGTCGATGGAGGAAATTCTGAAACAGGAAAAGATCAAGTACAAGCTGCCGCCGTTCATCGATAAGGAAGCCTCCTTCGTTTCAGCAGATATCGTGGATTTCAAGAAGGAGTCGCTGAAAGATCTGAAGGGCCAGAAGACATCCATTTCCGGAGATAACGTCCTGACATCCAGCCTGACGGACAAGCTGCCGCTGGAAGACGCGAAAAAGGATGACTTCAAAGCCTTCCTTTCGCAATATATCCTGAACGGCAGTGAATACGTCCTGTGGTCAATGGATGAAGACGAACAGCAAGCGGTCTTCTTCCAGCAATTCGACGGCCGGCCGATCTACTACAGCCCGAGTGCCATGCTGACGGTCTCCTGGGATGACAAAGAGGAACTGAAGTCGTATGACCAGCGGATGCTGAAGAACTTTGCGAACTTCAATAAAAAAGACCTCCTGTCGCCTCTGGAGATCATCGGTTCGCTTGCATCACGAGGACTTTTGAAACAGGAATCCGAAGTGACCGATGTCAAGATGGGCTATTCCACGCTCGTGCGTCTGACGGAAACCCAAGTATTTGCACCGACCTGGGATGTTCAAGTAAAATTGAAGGATGGGGAAATCGAACATCACTTCCTCAACGCAAACGAAGGAAAAGTCATCGAGTTTCAACTCGACAAGGAGCCCCTTGATAACGAAGAGGAGCTCGGGTAA
- a CDS encoding MBL fold metallo-hydrolase — translation MRFSVLASGSTGNSIYIENDTGAYLVDAGFTAKRIEAQLAKIGRSMKHINAIFVTHEHSDHIKGIGVLARKHGVPIYANQKTWQAMDGLVGEIPLDQRFQFDMETVQSFGSLSVESFAVSHDAADPMFYVFHEADRKLAIITDTGYVSDRMKGIIKSADSFVFESNHDVGMLQMGRYPWSVKRRILSDVGHVSNEDAAIAMNDVISQKETQIYLSHLSRDNNMKDLARMSVEQTLQTCGIITGEYVHLHDTDAENPTDLVLV, via the coding sequence ATGCGATTCAGCGTTCTTGCCAGTGGCAGCACTGGGAATTCCATCTATATCGAAAATGACACGGGCGCTTACTTGGTCGACGCCGGATTCACCGCCAAGCGGATCGAAGCACAGCTTGCGAAAATCGGCCGTTCGATGAAACATATAAATGCAATTTTTGTCACACACGAGCACAGCGATCACATCAAAGGTATCGGCGTACTCGCTCGGAAGCACGGTGTTCCGATCTACGCCAACCAGAAAACATGGCAGGCGATGGACGGCCTGGTCGGGGAGATTCCGCTCGATCAGCGGTTCCAGTTCGACATGGAAACCGTCCAGTCGTTCGGCTCCCTGTCAGTCGAGTCGTTCGCCGTCTCTCATGATGCTGCCGATCCGATGTTCTACGTCTTCCATGAAGCGGACCGGAAACTCGCGATCATCACGGACACCGGCTATGTCAGCGACCGGATGAAAGGCATCATCAAAAGCGCCGACTCGTTCGTCTTCGAATCGAACCACGACGTCGGCATGCTGCAGATGGGCCGCTACCCATGGAGCGTCAAACGCCGGATCCTGAGTGACGTCGGCCACGTCTCGAACGAGGACGCCGCCATCGCGATGAACGACGTCATCAGCCAGAAAGAGACCCAGATCTACCTGTCTCACCTGAGCCGCGACAACAACATGAAGGACCTCGCCCGCATGAGCGTCGAACAGACACTGCAGACATGCGGCATCATAACCGGCGAATATGTCCATCTGCACGATACCGATGCAGAAAATCCGACCGATCTCGTCCTCGTGTGA
- a CDS encoding adenylosuccinate synthase: protein MPSVVVVGTQWGDEGKGKITDFLSENAEVIARYQGGNNAGHTIIFGGDTYKLHLVPSGIFYKEKTSVIGNGMVVDPKALVSELKGLQDRGVNTDNLRISNRAHVILPYHLKQDLVEEESRGENKIGTTGKGIGPAYMDKAARVGIRMADLLDYEVFEAKLRMNLQDKNRLFEKMYDTEGFKLEDILEEYYGYGQELAKYVTDTSKVLNDALDQARRVLFEGAQGVMLDIDQGTYPFVTSSNPVAGGVTIGSGVGPTKIDHVVGVCKAYTSRVGDGPFPTELFDEIGDQIRTVGKEFGTTTGRPRRIGWFDTVVVRHARRVSGLTDLSVNSIDVLTGLDTVKICTAYEYEGETITEYPANLNMLAKCTPIYEEMPGWSEDITQCKSLDELPDNARHYLERISQLTDVTISMFSVGPDRTQTNVIKSVWRP, encoded by the coding sequence ATGCCATCAGTAGTAGTTGTCGGAACACAGTGGGGAGATGAAGGGAAAGGGAAGATCACCGATTTCCTTTCGGAGAACGCAGAAGTCATCGCACGGTATCAGGGCGGAAACAACGCCGGCCATACGATCATCTTCGGCGGAGATACGTACAAACTTCACCTCGTGCCATCCGGCATTTTTTATAAAGAGAAGACATCCGTAATCGGAAACGGTATGGTCGTTGATCCGAAAGCGCTCGTCAGTGAATTGAAAGGCCTGCAGGACCGTGGTGTCAATACGGACAACCTGCGTATTTCGAATCGTGCTCACGTCATCCTGCCGTATCACCTGAAGCAGGACCTCGTGGAGGAAGAGAGCCGCGGGGAGAACAAGATCGGCACGACAGGTAAAGGGATTGGACCTGCCTACATGGACAAAGCGGCCCGTGTCGGCATCCGCATGGCGGACCTGCTCGATTACGAAGTGTTCGAAGCGAAATTGCGCATGAACCTGCAGGACAAGAACCGCCTGTTCGAAAAGATGTACGATACGGAAGGCTTCAAGCTCGAAGATATCTTGGAGGAGTACTATGGCTACGGCCAGGAACTCGCGAAGTATGTAACGGATACATCGAAAGTGCTGAACGATGCACTTGACCAGGCACGCCGTGTCTTGTTCGAAGGCGCGCAAGGCGTCATGCTCGACATTGACCAGGGGACATACCCATTCGTCACGTCTTCCAACCCGGTCGCGGGCGGTGTGACGATCGGATCCGGCGTCGGCCCGACGAAGATCGATCACGTCGTCGGTGTGTGTAAAGCGTACACTTCCCGCGTTGGTGACGGCCCATTTCCGACGGAGTTGTTCGATGAAATCGGTGACCAGATCCGTACGGTCGGCAAGGAGTTCGGCACAACGACTGGCCGTCCGCGCCGTATCGGCTGGTTCGATACTGTCGTCGTCCGTCATGCACGCCGTGTCAGCGGACTGACAGACCTGTCCGTGAACTCGATCGACGTCCTGACCGGACTCGATACCGTAAAAATCTGCACAGCGTACGAGTACGAAGGGGAAACCATTACGGAGTACCCTGCGAACCTCAACATGCTTGCGAAATGCACGCCGATCTACGAAGAGATGCCGGGCTGGTCGGAAGACATCACCCAGTGCAAGTCATTGGATGAACTGCCGGACAACGCGCGCCACTATCTCGAACGCATCTCCCAGCTGACGGACGTCACGATCTCCATGTTCTCCGTCGGTCCGGACCGCACACAGACGAACGTCATCAAAAGCGTCTGGCGTCCGTAA